A window of Fusarium oxysporum Fo47 chromosome II, complete sequence genomic DNA:
TGGCGCCCGTAATTGCAGTAAGAATGCCTAATGGCACCATGGCGAAGATGAGGTGGTCGTACCAAGTCAAGCTTTCGCTCATAAATTGTCTCGCAAATTGCTCGCCGAAAAGCGCAAGAACTCTTGAAGCACCACCGTTGTAAGTCGCGTACTCAGCGCAAAAAATCGCAGTTGACTTACGGTGCAATATCTGAGAGGAGATTGAAAGCGAATTCGGCATCATCTGCAGCGCTGACAGCTGTTGCCATGACGGCTAACAAGAGAAGCCGGAGGCTCATAGTCATTGTGATCGGATGGAACACTGGAGCTCAGGCTCGAAAAGAAACATGTAATTGTTAGATGCAACAGATACACGTTGGTAGGTAAGAAGAGATAGAGGTCCTGTGTGTTTTTTCATGGGATATAGCCTAACTTCAGGGCTGTCAATTGCTGGGCATATTGCCACATATTTTGACCAGGCTGCTCTGTGGGGTCATATcagttgagaagattgacTGTCGTCGACCGGTGTGGAGCGATGGCCAGAAACATTTCTGAATTGAGACTGAAGAATCAATTGCCAATGTGATAGCAAGCAATATTAAGCAGCCACCAATAGTCCAGAACAAGGCTCCTACCATTTATGGTCACGAGTGGAGAATGCCAAGCGCGAGCCTGCTTTTCAGCTGGTCAGGGTCCCTTATCACAGTGAGACAGAGGTGGAAGATAGACCATTGATGAAGGGGAGAATATGGTGTTGGTGACGAACTGCAGCCACTGCAGGTTGACGTGGAGCCATGAATATCCAATGCCACTTTTGATTTGAGCGCCCAGCCAGTGTTGCAATTCTTTGACAGTCACGATTGGGCAGCATTGCGGATGAGCTTCTTTCCGCGAACAAGGCCGATCAGTTCCTTTTCCAAGACAGCCCTACCTTGCATTTGAATTTGCATATTCCAACAGCTATGTTGCGCAATCGACATCGTCCTCGAATCCATCTGTGCCCACCATCCCAGAATCCATGCATGTCGGCGTTGGCAGAACCTGATTTACGAACACAGGCAGAACACCTTCTCTAGGCACAGTAACCCTGGCGTTGTGAAATATTTTTGATGACGGAGGTGACATGAACTCCTAACCGCCTCCGAACGTTGTTATTGTAAAAGCACTTTCAGTGGCTCGCGAACACACCTTGTTCATGGTCTTCGATTGTGAGAACACTCAACACGTGAACTTAATTAGTAATTAAAAGTCCGTTTCGCTGATTCATGTCTATATAAAGCAGTTTGGACAGTTTTCCGTAATCACTTTGCAAATCCATTTGCAATCAGTACTACCCTATACAACTCTCAAGTGAATCCCATTTTGAATGCGGCATGGATTCATAACTCATGAGAACCACACTCATGATTGAGCCAATAAACGACTGTTGCTCTGCAGGGGTTGAGATAACAAAGCCAATTggagttttttttttttcgcaCTACTGGTATCCACAGGCTGTGGAGAATTTATGATTTAAATGTACCCGTTGGCTCGAGcaggggggggggggggacggcaactaagcaagcttagtTAGGCACAAAACCGTGAGACACATACAAAAGGGTAAGACAGATGGATTATACTAAATTTTAGGTGAAAAAGTCATACAAGAGGGGAAATTCttcttattatagctattatataagatctAGCTTAGTTAGTAATTAGTATAAAGATTTTAAATATTTCCTATAAAAAGGACTATTTAAagatatcttttttttttaaaaaaaagtATAGGgtttttatttaattaattgtcttaatttataatattttcCGTAAGAATTctattttttaaattttaAGGATttactaagtaatatactttaagTCTAAGCAGTAAGATGCCTTCATATGGTACACAGTTTATATATTACAAGTCACAGGAGGCCGGTTCGAATTACTAATCAAGTCAGTGGCAAAACTTGATACAATGTCGGCCGGCTTGCATGAGCTTATTACAACATGATCATTCCAATATCAATCTTCATATTGTTAAAAAACTGTTATCTGGAACATTCGACGTGACTTCGAGACTTCTAGCACTGTTATCTCGAAATTCAAGGACTACAGACAGTCACCGAACCGATTACCAAACCGTGGCTGGCTAAGCTTCTAAGATAGTAGTAGGTGAGCAAATCACAGTGGAATTCCCCATCGGAAAGCCAATTACAGGACCCCCGCACCTCAAGTCCTAGGTTTGTCTAGACCAGCCAAAATGATATAGAAAATGGAATTCTTATACTTGAAAGTCCAAGTAAGCTTGAAATGCGAAGAAAGTATGGTGGTTTTATGCTAAGTATGATAGATCTTTTTGATAGTCTCACATTCCCAATTCCTTCCGTCTTCCTGCGGAGATCAAGCCGGAACATGCCGGACAAAGATCATAAGTCTCAACTGCTCTGTATCGGAGATTTACTTGTCCAAACACATCCTAACTGAAGCCAATAACACTCCAGTATTGTAAGGTTCCTGCAAAGACACGAACCAGACTATTTGCCCTACTGATATCTCCCCGGGTGTGACGTTCAAGAGCAGACGCAGCGGATCAAGGTGGAGGCGATTGTTCGGTCACGAGCAGCAATTCTCCGAGATACGGTGGAAGGAAAAAGGGACAGCAACAGATAGGAGAGCAATTTAGTATGTAAAGTATGGGTTCATTGTGTTCACCTAAAATTTAAATGCATTCTCCTGCGAAACTATCCCCTTGCGAACCGCTACCGCCATAGTGCCTAAGGCATCCCCAATGACAACCAGGTTACTGACTTTCAGGCCGTGTAGCCCGCTGGAATCCTTTACaaaagtaagataataagcCCTCGGAATCTAAGTCACGTTCAGTACTTGGCTGGCGTATCTGCACATCCTAAACGATACTCACACGTAGCTCCCAATTGATTCCCCTTTTATCCGAACAGTTCTTCTCTCCTGGCTTTACGAAGTTAGTGTATAGATTCGCATACACCATGCCATTATATCCGTCTTCCGTATCCTGGATAAAAGCAGAGAGAGGCTCTATTGAAAATTTGTCATAGAGCCGGGTTGTATGAATTAGCCTCTTCCAGGCCTCCTCTCCTCTGAGGGTCTGCCCGCTTTGGGTTTGGAACTCAAAATCCTGCGTGAACCACTTAGTATGCGGCCCCGACTGGGAGACCTTGGTCTCGCAGAAGTCAGTGTTGAAGTTGCTCAAGTATCGCAAACTAGGATGTTCCAGCGCCTTGTCATCCCACCCTTTAAAAGAACCAACGAAGCAAGGCTTAGTTCGGTAAGACATGGTAACAGGGAGGACTGAACCGAGTATTGATCCAGAGGGTAAAGCTTATTTAATCTTAATAATAGattttaaataaaaagtaGTCAGAGAAAATTAAAACTTTAAAGGGCTAGGGATaatagttcttatatatactatcCGAGaggtttattatatatctacTGTtaatattttcttattacttGAAAGGTAAGACTGCCAGAAATAGTAAAATGGTTAACGTAATTAAACAATCATTTTCCCAAGCCACTTACTTAGCAGGTATAAAGGTGCACTTCTAGCCCTAAAGTTAAAGTCTCCTCTCGATCCCTATAGCAGCCACCGACGTGCCGATGATTCACGGGGGATAATGAAAAGATTGGATTTTCGCACGATCGAGAGGGTGCTATGATGACGGAACCTGATGTTAATTGGATGTAGGAGATTTACTCAGCCGCTGGCGGTCTAGATTTGAATTAGAAGTATAGTCTAAAACCTTGTTTAAAGACGTCCTACAAGAGGCTGCAAAACCTCGAAAGCCACTTACTCCTAAGGCTCTACGCCAGTTACTTTGAAATagataaatattataagtagaAGCAGGGTTAGAATAATAGTGgatatcttaataagatttTAGTTACAGGTTAAAATTATAATTGAAAGTTTAAAATAAATCTACTAtaataaaagataatatataaattaaataaaataataatctAGCATTCAATAGGAGAAGAGGTCGGTGGCCCCACCGATCAATCGCATACATGCCAGGGATTGTCGAGGTAACATATATAGCAGAGGTAATCATAGATATCACAAAGCCACTTGAGATTCCAGAATTTTGGAAGTATTTAATGCAATACGAAGTCTTAGTTAGTCATTGAATCTTCTCAGTTCGGAATGGCTCTACTTACGTAAAAATGAAGTTCACCCCACTAAGTTGCTGCAAAGCCTGAATAGCCATGCCCGTACACTGGCGTTTCAGCAGAGGCGGGCGGAAGCAGTCTAACCAGAACGCTTCTCCAAGACTCTTCTCATAATTATAGCTGGCCTGGATCTCGGCCAACTCAGCCTTCAAGGCAGGGTGATCGGATGGAAGACGGCGGGTTCGCCGAGAGAGCAAGCAGCCTTCTCTAGCTGATCTTTCTTAATAAGAAACCGAGGTAGTTTGGGAAGAACCAGCATTCCAAAGCACAAGACAAGCGACCAAGCGAACTGGACGGCAACCGGGATACGATAGGATCCCGTATTATTTCTCATACTCGTAGTATTATTGACGACCGCAGCCAGCAGAAGGCCGATCGTTATAGCCCACTGGTAGACCCCGATGATCACACCTCGGATCCATTTGGGAACAGTTTCGGACTGATAGAGGGGGACTGGATGAGACCAATTAGTCACCAGAGCTGAGGATTATAGGATAAGAAAGCATACTCATTGCCGAGGCCATGCCGACGCCGATGCCGACGCCGATATCGGCAAAGAATCTGCCGGCGATGAACATTGGGATAGCAGTAGCAATCGTTTGAAGAATAACACTAAGGTTAAACACCTAGCAGGCAATAATAAGACCAGGTCATCGGTCGAGATAATCGCTGAATAAGGCTGTGATTAGAGCTCCGAAGAAGGTGCCTGCAGAAAGGATCAAGACAATAGTTGATTCTTGGGAAGTAGTAATATAAGGGTTGCCATCGGAGTCCATGTAGCCAGTACTGAAGATTTTCTGCCAGTAGGGCATAGAGAGGATGCCTGAGATTGTTCCAGTATCTGGACAAGAAGTCAGCTTTGGGAGAGGTTGTACAATAAGCATAGGGCCACACCGTAACCAAATAGTACTCCTCCGAATGCAACAAAGAAGCCCATGGCAATGGCTGGCCATGTTTTGTCTGCTTCGCCCTCCGGTCGGGATAGAGAAGTCTTGCGGAAAAATTGCATAGTGGAGTAAGAAAGAGAATTTGATAAGAGTGACCTATCATCAGTCGACATCCGTGCGCAAAGCTCCAGACTAACCGGGGTAACAAGAACAAAATTGGAAGACGGAGAAACGCTGAGGGGAAAGGAAGGATCGGGGGGTTCAACACGGACGTCGGCCCCGCAACAGGGGGATGGACAGTAGTGACATGGTAGCCCCCGGAAACACTTCACGGAGCAATGTCACTGGGTGTAGTCAAAGAGGGGATTCTAGGGAGCAGTGAGGGAAACCCGACAGGCGAGTCTAAGCAATCTTGTCCTTCGCCACAGAGCCCTTACCCTTTCCGATGACTGATTGATTCACTCCTTGAAGTGCGCGTTGAGCGTATTGGATAACGTGCTGTGGATCTGGCTTGAGGTGTGGCAGGTTCTGTGTTCTATTATACTGGTTTTTGACTCCAAATGGTGTCGCAGCCTGCCATTCTCTTTTTATGCCTGCTGGTGAAGTCACCAAATCAAGGAAGACCGCAGCTTGTTGCGTGATCAACTTATCAAGCGTAAAGTATACGGCTCATCAACTGCACATCAGGAgtaaaatattatataaactagAGATCGAGGGACCTCGCATCTACGGCAAAGTCCATATTGACTATTTGGTATATTGCTATAATATTGACTTTGGAGATTCTGGCAATCCTTTTCCAATTTTGACTCAGTAGGAGTACCTAGGGCTAGTTTGCTCGCTATCTGAACCATTGTAGGAGCTTGCTTCTTAGATATCAGGCGATAACACAGTAGCAGATAAAGACCCTAATTAGAATGACCATCTGCATGCCTTTTCAGTTGCTAATGATCTCAAGTCATCAGGAACCATCGCCTCAACACCTACTGGAGAGACGTGAGAAGTCCGCGCGGCGGCCTTTGCCTTCACTATTACTAGTAAATTCCCAGCCAGTAGAATTGCAATCAGTACTAGGGCTCTTGCTAGTAAAACGCTCTAAGCAATAAACATACCTGTCACTAGAAACTCAGGTGCGAAGCCGATGCAGGTGACATACCCTATCACATCTAATGTAACAATCACGATCACTCACAAGGCAAAACCGTCAACCAGTACAACCCAGCCGGAGACTCGTGGCGATAGTAAGGAAAGTTCTGATGTTTCAATATGGAAGAAGTATTCAGCCTACCAAATGGACTTTAGGGTATTTAAAAATAGTCTTACAAATTGTTCATAAATGTTGCATAACCATTGAGACTGATTTTAACAAATGATCCACAAGCCGACCCATCCACGCACAAGAACAACGAGGACTTACTTAAATAGGATGAAAAGAAGGTGTCTCAGGAAGATAACGAAAATAAGTTAACGAGCGAAGCCAATGAATATTCTGCTAAAGAACATTGATGGGTATTGCCTATGGGTTCCGATGATGAGTTCGAGATGACATGCTAGAGT
This region includes:
- a CDS encoding putative sugar transporter; this translates as MQFFRKTSLSRPEGEADKTWPAIAMGFFVAFGGVLFGYDTGTISGILSMPYWQKIFSTGYMDSDGNPYITTSQESTIVFNLSVILQTIATAIPMFIAGRFFADIGVGIGVGMASAMIPLYQSETVPKWIRGVIIGVYQWAITIGLLLAAVVNNTTSMRNNTGSYRIPVAVQFAWSLVLCFGMLVLPKLPRFLIKKDQLEKAACSLGEPAAELAEIQASYNYEKSLGEAFWLDCFRPPLLKRQCTGMAIQALQQLSGVNFIFTGFVISMITSAIYVTSTIPGMYAIDRPPAAE